Within the Staphylococcus argenteus genome, the region TTGCAACTGTAGGTGAAATTATTTATTCGCCTATAGTTTCAGAACAACGTTTTAAAATTATTCCTAAAGCCAAAAGGGGAACATATAGTGCGGTTAATGCATTAGGTATTCATATTTCAGAAACACTAGCTAGATTAGGGATTGTGTTGGGTGCTTTCTTAACATCATTACAAATGGGGATGTATATGTTTGTAGTGTTAACAATTGGTGCGAGCATGCTTGTTGCTGGTGTATTTGGGGGACAAAAGCAATCAAATACAGATTGAATTCACTTATATATTTATTTTATACATTTGTTTATATTGAAAACCTATTAATTAGGTCGTGATTAAAATAGAGATAAATTTATTAAGAATTTGTTAAAATTTAGTGATAACAATTGTTTTATGCGAGTTGTTTGTTTAATATAAACTTGCTTCATGGATATTTTGTAACAACCGTACTGTAGTTAATGAATGATATGAATAAATGATAGTTATTGAGTAAAAAATAAAGTGTTATTTATCGCAATGTATGTAATTTACATTTAAAACGTTTGGTGATTGATACGAGTGGTGTATTTTATGGGTAGAGATATATCGCTATTGATCTGATGTCGCAAATGATGTTTTGTAATAATCATCTTCTAACCAGATAAGTAGTACTGCCATTCATTGACATATCATCGTTCAATTTCAGTAAGAATTGGGTATTATGATATGAAAGAAGGACTTTATATGATTATGGGTAACATGAAATTTCAACAAGAATATTTTAGAATATACAGCAATCATACAGAATCAACGACACACCGTAATACGTATTGGGTTAAACTCGCAACAAATGTTGATACTCAGCAAATGATGCATGCACTATCGAAAGTTGTGCAACAACATCCATCTTTAAGACAATGTATTAATGCAAATGTCAATAATGACTATACAATGACGCTTCATGAATTTCTACCTTTTATTGAAATGCAACAAGTTCCATTTTCTTCTACAAATTATGATTTAGATTCTTATTTTAAGCAAAAATTAAATAGATTCCATTATAATGGCATGCCGTTATTTAAATTTAAATTGTTTCAGTTCACCGATGCTACTTTTATATTATTAGATTTTCATGTGACAATCTTTGATGATAGTCAGCTTGATATTTTTCTGAATCATATAAGTAATGTATATTGCAACATCAATACTTTAAACGATACGAAACATATATCATCTTTAATTGAAAAGCAAAAAGACAATTACACACACAATCAAGATAAATTTCAAATACAATCAGACTGCTTTCGGCTAGAGAATGATAGCAATGTATATAAAGATAGTTATTTTCCAATCAAGTTCACCTATGAGCAACCAATGTATAAGCAATATTTGATTGATGATATGTCATCAGTGGATCTTAAATCATTGGCTGTGAGTGTATATTTAGCAAATCATATTATAAGCCAGCAACATGATGTGACCTTAGGTATGCACATACCTCCGAGGATTCCTAGCGAAGATGTATTAACGTTACATGGTAGTGTAGTACCCTTAACTTTAAAAATTGATAATCAAGAATCATGCTATCATCTTTTATCTGAATTTAGTAATATTGTTTTTAAAAATGCCAACACATTACAATCCGCAAAGACATCACTTTCGTTAGAAACTATTTTTCACTGTTACCATCAAACAGTGACGTATCGTAATGATGTCGTTATGGATATTCATCAAATACACGACACACATACAAGTTTATCTGATATTGAAATCTTCCCCAATGAGCATGGTTATAAAATTATTTATAACAGTGAGGCTTATGATTTGTTATCAATAGAAACACTAAGTAAATTAGTTCAAAATATTTATGTTCAAATAAATAAAAATAAGAAAATGGTAATTGGTGAACTCAATTTGATAACTGAGAATGATATGAAAGTATATGATTCAATTAATTTAAACATACCAGCTATAGACAATAATCAAACCGTTGTAGATTTATTTGAACGTCAAGTTGAAGCAACACCGGATCATATTGCTGTTAAATTTGAAGGGGAAGCAATTACTTATCAAATTTTAAACGCACGTGCCAATGATTTAGCGAGACGTTTAAGATTGCATTTTAATGTTAAACCTAATGATAGAATAGCTATTATTGCTGATCGGAGCATTGAAATGATTGTCGCAATGTTAGGAGTGTTAAAGGCGGGCGGTGCATATGTGCCTATAGATCCTGATTATCCAGATGAACGCCGAACGTATATTTTAAATGATGCAATTCCAAAAGTTGTTATAACGTATCAAGTAGCTCATGAAAATGATAATAAAGACATTGCTCATTTAGACTTAGAACAGGTCGATTGGCAAGATGCTGATAATCTTCCGAGATGTAATACGATTGAGAACCATGCTTACGTCATTTATACTTCTGGCACAACAGGTAAGCCTAAGGGGACATTGATTCCGCATCGCGGGATTGTTCGCTTAGTTCATCGAAATCATTATGTACCATTAAATGAAGAAACGACGATGCTACTGTCAGGTACGATTGCTTTTGATGCTGCAACCTTTGAAATATATGGTGCATTATTAAATGGTGGTACCATCATCATTACTTCTAAAGAGCAATTGTTGAATCCATCGGTTTTAGGACGGCTGATTAAAGAAAATGATGTTAATACAATGTGGTTAACTTCTTCGTTATATAACCAGATTGCTAGTGAGCATATAGAAATTTTAGAACCGTTAAGTTACTTATTAATCGGTGGTGAAGTTTTAAATGCTAAGTGGATAACTTTATTAAATCAAAGGTTGAAACATCCCCAAATTATTAATGGGTATGGTCCTACAGAAAATACGACATTTACGACAACTTATGCTATACCGTGTGAAGTTCCAAGACGTATTCCAATTGGCAAGCCTATTCTCGGTACACATGTCTACGTTATGCAAGGTCATCGGTGTTGCGGGATAGGTGTTCCTGGAGAGCTATGTATAGGAGGTCTTGGGTTAGCAACAGGGTATTTAAATCAGCCGAAAATGACAGCAGATAAATTTATCATGAATGCCAAGAACCATGAATTGATGTATAAAAGCGGCGACATTGTACGTTTATTACCTGATGGGAATATTGATTATTTATATCGGATGGATAAGCAAGTTAAGATTCGTGGATTTAGAATTGAGTTATCTGAAATCGAACGCGCACTCGAGCATATACAAGGTATAAATAAAGCGGTGGTTATTGTTCAAACATATGACCAAGAAGACTATATTGTGGCCTATTATGAAGGCATGCATATATTATCTAATAATAAGATTAAGGCACAGTTACGTAGAACGTTGCCAGAGTATATGATACCTGTGAATTTCCTGCGTATTAAACAAATTCCAATTACGATGAATGGAAAGATAGATAAAAAATCTTTACCTAAGATGGATTTCGTTGATATGGGTACTTATGTACCTCCTAGTACTGATATGGAACATATACTGTGCCAAATTTTTGAAGATATTTTAAATGTGCAACAAGTCGGCATACATGATAACTTTTTTGAATTAGGTGGACATTCATTAAAAGCAACATTAGTAGTAAATCATATAGAGGAATATACTAGTAAACGGTTAAAAATTAGTGATTTGTTACAAAAACCAACTGTATTTGAATTAGCACAAGCTATTTCGACAATTCAAGAACAAAGATATGAATCGATTCCTATAGCGGTGAATAAAGAGGATTACGTGTTGAGTTCTACGCAGCAACGCATGTATTTATTATGGCAAGCAAATCCAAAAGATACTGTATATAACGTACCGTTTTTATGGCGTTTGTCATCGGATCTTAATGTGTCCCAATTACAACGTGCAATTCATCAATTGATAGCACGACATGAGATTTTACGAACGCAATATATAGTTGTAGATGATGAAGTTAGACAGCGTATCAAAACAGATGTTGAAGTTGACTTTGAAGAAGTTAATACCCATTTTAAAGATGAGCAACAAATCATGCGTCAGTATATAGAGCCTTTTAATTTAGAAAAGCCAAGTCAAATTCGATTTAGATATATTCGAAGTCCATTGCATGCATATTTATTTATTGATACACATCACATTATTAATGATGGTATGAGTAATATTCAGCTAGTAAAAGATCTTAATGCGCTTTACCAGAATAAAAAGTTGTCACCACTTACATTACAGTATAAAGACTATAGTGAATGGATGGCTCAACGTGATATGGGGCGACATAGACAATATTGGATATCGCAATTTGAAGATGCTGTACCTATTTTAAGTATGCCGACTGATTTTGTAAGACCTAATGTTAAAACAACAAACGGTGCGATGACATCATTTTCATTGAGTAATACTACAAGACGTCAGTTGCAACAATATGTAGAGAAGCACCAAGTTACTGATTTTATGTTCTTTATGAGTGTAGTAATGGTACTGTTAGGTAAATATGCACGAAAAGAAGATATTACAGTAGGTAGCGTAATGAGTGCACGTATGCATAGTGATACAGAGCGTATGTTAGGCATGTTTGCTAACACTTTAGTGTATCGAGGACAACCAGTGAAAGAGAAAATGTGGACACAGTTTTTGCAAGAAATTAAAGTGCATAGTTTGGCAGCGTATGAACATCAAGAATACCCATTTGACTGTCTTGTTGCCGATTTAGATCAAGCACATGATGCTTCTCGAAATCCATTATTTGATGTGATGTTAGTTTTACAAAATAATGAAACGAATCATTCCCATTTTGGGCATAGCAAGTTAACGCATATACCGCCAAAATCAGTGACTTCGAAATTTGATTTAGCCTTTATTATTGAAGAAGATTGTAATAACTATACTATCAATATTGAGTACAACAGCGATTTATATCGTTCGCAAACGATACAGTATATGGGTCAACAGTTTATCGCTATGATTGAATTTATTTTAGCGCATAATGCGCCATTACAAATTAAAGATATACCAAATGATAATACAGATTTATTGGATTGGGTTAATACGCATGTTAACAATAGAACACTTGATGTCCCAGGAAATAAATCTATAATAGAATATTTTGATGAAGTTGCAGCACAACGTAGCAATCATGTGGCACTAGTAATGAATGATTTGACGATGTCATATGAAACTTTGCAACACTATGTTAATAAAATTGCACGAATACTTACTTCAAAAGGTATTGGTAGAGGACAACGTATAGCATTGTTAGTTGAACGTAGCTTTGAAATGATTGCAGCTATGCTAGCAGCAGTGAAGTTGGGTGCGGTATATGTACCGATTGATACTGATTGTCCGAAAAAGCGACGTGAAATAATTTTAGAGGACGCTCAAATTGTAGCGATCATGACCTATGGTGTGGATATTGAGTCGACATTACCAGTTATTGATTTAGAAAATGTTAAATGTCATCATAAACCGAGCAAAAATGGTTATGGTGATAGAGTGAATTGTAATCAAGATGATGAAACATGTACTGAAGGAGACGACAACCAAGGCTGTGTAGAATGGGTCAATTCATATGATTGTACCTATGACAAAGCACTTCATAATCAATATAGTCATGAGTCTGATGGAGTGCGAGATAATCAATGTGAAGCAGTGTCTGACGTTCAAGAATGTGAAACAGTAGATAACCATAGTTGTGGAGAAATGATGTTGGATAACGAGATGTACGTAATCTATACCTCTGGAACGACGGGTGTTCCTAAAGGCGTTGCTGTAAATCAACGTAATTTATTGAATTTAGTATATGCTTGGACAAAAGAACTACAATTAGAAGATACTGAAGTATTTATGCAGCATGCAAATATAGTTTTTGATGCATCGGTAATGGAAATATACTGTTGTCTGTTAAATGGTCATACACTTGTGATTCCAAATAAAGAACAACGTGTTGATCCAGTACAATTACAGCAACTTATATCTAAGAATCACATTACGGTTGCATCGATTCCTTTACAAATGTGCAGTATGATGGGTGATTTTTATATTGAAAAATTAATTACTGGTGGTGCAACGAGTACGCCATCATTTGTAAACTATATTGAGCATCATTGTGGCACTTATTACAATGCATACGGACCATCGGAATCAACAGTCATTACGTCGTATTGGTCACATCAATGTGCTGATAAAGTTCCTGAAACCATTCCTATTGGTAAACCATTATCAAATATTCAAGTATATATTATGGATGATGGATTATTATGTGGTGTTGGTATGCCTGGTGAATTGTGTATCGCAGGAGACAGTTTGACGCTAGGGTATATTAATCGCCCAGAGTTAACTGCTGATAAATGGCAAGATAATCCATTTGGTAAAGGAAAGCTATATCATAGTGGTGATTTAGCAAGGTATACACCAGACGGACAGATTGAATTTTTAGGAAGAATAGATAAACAAGTGAAAGTGAATGGTTATCGTATTGAATTAGATGAAATTGAAAATGCGATGCGAGCTATTCATGGTGTATCTGATTGTGTTGTAACAGTAAACCACTTTGATACGCATGATATATTAAATGCATATTATGTGGGGCAACCACACATTGAGCAACACGTGAAGCATCATTTATTGGAACATTTACCTAAGTATATGGTTCCGAAAACTGTCACTCATATGAATCAAATGCCTTTAACAGCGAATGATAAAGTAGATAAGTCGCAATTGCCTGAACCATCCATATTACAACAGAATGGCAAGATGGATAGTGAAGCTACTAATGAAATTGAACAGACGTTTATAAATGTCTTTGAAACAGTATTAAAGCAGAATCATATTGGTGTAGATGATGACTTTTTTGAACTAGGTGGTAATTCATTGGAAGCGATGCTCGTTGTTTCTCGTTTGAAAGTATTCGGACATCATATATCAATGCAAACTTTGTATCAGTATAAAACAGTAAAACGTATCGTTAAATATATGCATCAATGTCAACAATTAGAAGTAATGTTGCCAAAGGATTATCCGGAATTACAACAAATGGTTGAATCTCATTACCGTATGGATGTTTTTGAGCATTCTTTAGAACGAGGTACACTTGGAAATGTGCTATTGACAGGTGCTACAGGATTTTTAGGTGCTTATCTAATTGAAGCGCTTCAAGGATATAATAATCGTATTTATTGTTTTATACGTGCGGATAATAATGATGATGCGTGGGATAAATTACTGACGAATTTGAACTATTATTTTTCACAAGAAACAGTTGAAAAATGGTTATCGAATATAGAAGTTATTGTAGGTGACCTCGAACATATGAACGAGGTAGCATTGACGAGAAAAATAGATACCATTATTCATGCAGGCGCCCGTACAGATCACTTTGGTGATGATGCAGAATTTGAAAAAGTTAATGTTCAAGGTACTATTGATGTCATTCATATGGCTCGGCAACATCAAGCAAGGTTAATTTATATATCAACGATAAGTGTGGGAACTTATTTTGATATGGATACAGAAGAAACAACATTTTCGGAAGCGGATGTGTATAGAGGGCAATTACTGACATCGCCTTATACACGAAGTAAATTTTACAGTGAGTTGAAAGTATTAGAAGCTGTAAAAGATGGTCTCGATGGAAGGATTATACGTGTTGGTAATTTGACGATTCCTTATAAGGGGCGATGGCACATGAGAAATATAAAAACAAATCGTTTTTCAATTGTAATGAATGACTTGTTACAACTGGATTGTATAGGTGATAGTTTAGCTAAAACACCTGTTGATTTATCATATGTGGATACGACGGCAAGACAAATTGTTGCATTAGCAAAATTAAACACGCCACCAATTATTTATCATGTTTTATCACCATATAAAATGACGATGAAATCTCTGCTAGAAAATGTTAAGTGTAAAGAGATAAATATCATCAGTGACAGGTATTTTGATCAAATGTTACACAAACAACAAATGTACGAAACAATCGGTCTAACGAGTGTTGATTACGGACAACAACTTGCGACGATTGATGCTGAAAAGACATTAAGCATAATGAAAGACATCGGTGAACAGTGGCCAACAATGACTAGCGATTGGCTTTATCATTGGGCACAATATATCCAAACAATATTCAATAAGTAAGTAGGGAAAGTTATGACAGTATTTGTAATGCAATTACAGAGTAACTTGAAAAGTATTGAAGAATTAATATCACAAAGTCGTTGGTCATATAAAAAACCGCGAACAGTCAACTATAGATACAATCAAGATAAACTCATGCACAGATTGGGAGATATTTTACTGCAATACGGAATTCAACATGATACAGGTTTATTACCGCATGAATGGCATTATCACATTTCTTCATCAGGGAAGGCAGAAATTGTTCAACATCATAGCGATGGTCCATCAATTCATGTGAGCTTGTCATATAGTTATCCTTATATTGTGTGCGTCGTAGATACACAACCGGTTGGAATTGATATCGAAAAAATTTCAGATCGCTTAGACTGGCGTACATTAGTAACGTGCTTTTCTACAAATGAAGCACACCAAATATGTAGTTTAAATGATTTTTACCAAATTTGGACACAAAAAGAAAGTTTCACTAAGTTAATTGGAGAAGGTTTAATTAAAGGATTGGATGTTTATGATATGACCCAGTCACATTTTTATCAAGCACGTGAAGTGAAATTTAAGCAATTTATGTTTGATCGTTTTATGGTACAAGTATGCTTTATCGGACAAGCACCTTGGGGTTATAAAAAATTATCTATTTTTCAATTATTGAGTAGTTAGAAATACGTCTAACAGTATCTCTTAGCAATAAGCTTAAAGCTTAATACGCTGAATGGTTTGCTGTTAGACGTTTTTAGTTATATTTTGAAAAATTAATATTAAAACTACGGAATTGAAGAGGAAACAGGCATAGCGCAGTCATTCAATATGAATAATTGTATAAATAGAGAACAGCAGTAAGATAATTTTCAATTAGAAACTATCTTACTGCTGTTTTTTTAAAAAGGGATTTATGTTCGTCCCAGCATCTTATTATTTACATATTAATTCAATTTATAGCGATAAACAAAATGTTGTCGTACTAGTTCAATGGTCATCATCCAAACAACATGGCCAAATAATTCAGAGGCATGTTCTTGGAAGGGTTGATCCCATGGCGCTGGTACAGTATGCATAATTGGCATAATAATGATATGGAAAAGAATCCATATTGCAATACCAAAGACAGCACCTTGTCCCATTGCTAAGTAAGCATATTTTTTAACTAAAATACAATAAATAATCGCTATAACGATAGAAAAACTAAAATGAACAATAAAGCTTACCCAAGGTAACTCCATATTTGAAAATGTATATGTTTGATGAGTAAAGTCGCTGCTAAATCCTAATTGTTGCAATAACTCTTGAGGTGGATTCGTTGCATTTCGTTCTGGTGTACGAGGTGGAAACATGACCTCCCAGCCTAACTTTACAATTCCAGATAACAAACCACCAATAATTCCGGCATAAATGAACAAGCCAATTTGTCGTTTCGTCAACTTAAGGACCCCTCTCTTTTTATCTATGTTCATTATAGTAATATGTGAAAAAACTCACAATAAAAAGTTTTTTAAAATTTAAAATATTTCTATCAACTATTTAGAAAATGACAAATAGAGTAGCAAATTTAATTTTGTAAAGAAGTATTATAAACATAATAATGCTCATAGAAATCAATGATGTAAACCTCTAATGTTGTTGGTATATTGACCAAAAAGAAAATCACTTAATCAATGAAAAATATGACATCGATTAAGTGATTGAAGATGAAAATTTAACATATAGTTGTACCAACAAAATTGTCATGATAAATTTTTTCAATAATATTTGGTTTGCTACCAGATGCAATTATAACTTTAGGACATCCATTTTCAATAGCATTTTTAGCATCAAGTACTTTGGGAATCATGCCACCGTATATATCACCGCAATGAATAAATTGCTCAATGTTACTAATTGGCAATTTAGAAAGTACAGAATCTTGAATAATTACGCCTGCAATGTTACTGAGGACATAAATCGGTACTTCTAATGACGATGCGATGAAATAGGCAAGAGTATCTGCATTGATATTATAAAATGCATTATTATGATAACTATAGCCAATTGAGTTAATGACAGGGACATATTGAGTACTTAAATAATTTATGGCTTTTTTATTTAAAGTAGTAGGAATGCCCACATATCCATATTGCTGGTTATATGGTGTAATCTCAAATAACTGTGCATCGAGACCACTTAAACCAATTGCCGAACAACCATGTCGGTTAAATGTTGCAACTAATGCGGTGTTAACTTCTGCAATTAAAGTTCGCTTTGTAATATCTATTGTTAATTTATCGGTTACTCTTAAACCATCAATAAAATGTGGCTCAATATTATGACTTGATAATGCTTCATTAATAAATGGACCGCCACCATGTACGATAATTGGGTGAATATTTTGCGATTTTAAATGCTTAATATTGTTAATAATTGATGGATGCATGTCACTAAGTGTACTGCCACCAATTTTAATGACAATAAAGTTCATCATATGCTTACACCACCTTACGTACGATATGACGCATTGATGCGTACATAATCATAGGATAAGTCACATCCGTAAGCTGTAGCTGATGCATCACCTAAACCGAGCTGGACATCTATGATGACATTTTCTTTAGTTAATGATTTTGACATGACTTGTTCATCAAATGATACAGCCATACCTTTATCAACTACTGGAATATGATTAAGTTGGACGTATGTTTGATGTGGTTCAATATTACATCCGCTATAACCAATAGCTGTAATGATTCGTCCGAAATTAGCATCTTCCCCAAAGATAGCTGATTTGACAAGGCTGGAGCTTACGATTGTTTTACCAATTCTTCTAGCTTCTGATATAGATTTTGCGCCTGAAACATTCACTGTTATTAACTTTGTTGCGCCTTCGCCATCTCTAGCAATAGCTTTAGCTAAAAATGTGCAGACAAAATGGAATGCATCAACAAAAGTTTGCCATTGTGGATGATTAGAATTTAATGTTTGATGTTTCACTTGGTGATTTGCCATAACTAACACCATATCATTTGTACTAGTATCACCATCTACTGTAATCATATTAAATGAATGATCAGTCGTTGATTTTAATAATTGATGAAGTGTATCTGTTTCAATCGTGGCATCAGTTGTAATAAATGCGAGCATGGTAGCCATGTTTGGATGAATCATGCCAGAACCTTTAGCGGTTCCACCAATCGTTATCGTTTGATCATCAATTTTAAGTGACACAGCGATGTGCTTTGTACATGTATCCGTAGTTAAAATTGCCTCATTAAAAGCTTCAGACATAGCATAGCCGGTATCTTGAATATGTTCTGTCCCATATTTAATTTTATCCATAGGTAAATATTCACCAATAACACCTGTTGAAGCAACAGCAACATACTCAGGCGGTATGT harbors:
- a CDS encoding YagU family protein, with translation MGLFIYAGIIGGLLSGIVKLGWEVMFPPRTPERNATNPPQELLQQLGFSSDFTHQTYTFSNMELPWVSFIVHFSFSIVIAIIYCILVKKYAYLAMGQGAVFGIAIWILFHIIIMPIMHTVPAPWDQPFQEHASELFGHVVWMMTIELVRQHFVYRYKLN
- the argB gene encoding acetylglutamate kinase, yielding MNFIVIKIGGSTLSDMHPSIINNIKHLKSQNIHPIIVHGGGPFINEALSSHNIEPHFIDGLRVTDKLTIDITKRTLIAEVNTALVATFNRHGCSAIGLSGLDAQLFEITPYNQQYGYVGIPTTLNKKAINYLSTQYVPVINSIGYSYHNNAFYNINADTLAYFIASSLEVPIYVLSNIAGVIIQDSVLSKLPISNIEQFIHCGDIYGGMIPKVLDAKNAIENGCPKVIIASGSKPNIIEKIYHDNFVGTTIC
- the ausB gene encoding aureusimine biosynthesis 4'-phosphopantetheinyl transferase AusB, translated to MTVFVMQLQSNLKSIEELISQSRWSYKKPRTVNYRYNQDKLMHRLGDILLQYGIQHDTGLLPHEWHYHISSSGKAEIVQHHSDGPSIHVSLSYSYPYIVCVVDTQPVGIDIEKISDRLDWRTLVTCFSTNEAHQICSLNDFYQIWTQKESFTKLIGEGLIKGLDVYDMTQSHFYQAREVKFKQFMFDRFMVQVCFIGQAPWGYKKLSIFQLLSS
- the argJ gene encoding bifunctional glutamate N-acetyltransferase/amino-acid acetyltransferase ArgJ, with the protein product MKQQETTLQEHNFSIIKHGDISTPQGFTAGGMHIGLRANKKDFGWIYSTSLASAAAVYTLNQFKAAPLVITEATLQKSNGKLQALIVNSANANSCTGKQGIDDARQTQKWAAQQLHIPPEYVAVASTGVIGEYLPMDKIKYGTEHIQDTGYAMSEAFNEAILTTDTCTKHIAVSLKIDDQTITIGGTAKGSGMIHPNMATMLAFITTDATIETDTLHQLLKSTTDHSFNMITVDGDTSTNDMVLVMANHQVKHQTLNSNHPQWQTFVDAFHFVCTFLAKAIARDGEGATKLITVNVSGAKSISEARRIGKTIVSSSLVKSAIFGEDANFGRIITAIGYSGCNIEPHQTYVQLNHIPVVDKGMAVSFDEQVMSKSLTKENVIIDVQLGLGDASATAYGCDLSYDYVRINASYRT
- the ausA gene encoding aureusimine non-ribosomal peptide synthetase AusA, which codes for MIMGNMKFQQEYFRIYSNHTESTTHRNTYWVKLATNVDTQQMMHALSKVVQQHPSLRQCINANVNNDYTMTLHEFLPFIEMQQVPFSSTNYDLDSYFKQKLNRFHYNGMPLFKFKLFQFTDATFILLDFHVTIFDDSQLDIFLNHISNVYCNINTLNDTKHISSLIEKQKDNYTHNQDKFQIQSDCFRLENDSNVYKDSYFPIKFTYEQPMYKQYLIDDMSSVDLKSLAVSVYLANHIISQQHDVTLGMHIPPRIPSEDVLTLHGSVVPLTLKIDNQESCYHLLSEFSNIVFKNANTLQSAKTSLSLETIFHCYHQTVTYRNDVVMDIHQIHDTHTSLSDIEIFPNEHGYKIIYNSEAYDLLSIETLSKLVQNIYVQINKNKKMVIGELNLITENDMKVYDSINLNIPAIDNNQTVVDLFERQVEATPDHIAVKFEGEAITYQILNARANDLARRLRLHFNVKPNDRIAIIADRSIEMIVAMLGVLKAGGAYVPIDPDYPDERRTYILNDAIPKVVITYQVAHENDNKDIAHLDLEQVDWQDADNLPRCNTIENHAYVIYTSGTTGKPKGTLIPHRGIVRLVHRNHYVPLNEETTMLLSGTIAFDAATFEIYGALLNGGTIIITSKEQLLNPSVLGRLIKENDVNTMWLTSSLYNQIASEHIEILEPLSYLLIGGEVLNAKWITLLNQRLKHPQIINGYGPTENTTFTTTYAIPCEVPRRIPIGKPILGTHVYVMQGHRCCGIGVPGELCIGGLGLATGYLNQPKMTADKFIMNAKNHELMYKSGDIVRLLPDGNIDYLYRMDKQVKIRGFRIELSEIERALEHIQGINKAVVIVQTYDQEDYIVAYYEGMHILSNNKIKAQLRRTLPEYMIPVNFLRIKQIPITMNGKIDKKSLPKMDFVDMGTYVPPSTDMEHILCQIFEDILNVQQVGIHDNFFELGGHSLKATLVVNHIEEYTSKRLKISDLLQKPTVFELAQAISTIQEQRYESIPIAVNKEDYVLSSTQQRMYLLWQANPKDTVYNVPFLWRLSSDLNVSQLQRAIHQLIARHEILRTQYIVVDDEVRQRIKTDVEVDFEEVNTHFKDEQQIMRQYIEPFNLEKPSQIRFRYIRSPLHAYLFIDTHHIINDGMSNIQLVKDLNALYQNKKLSPLTLQYKDYSEWMAQRDMGRHRQYWISQFEDAVPILSMPTDFVRPNVKTTNGAMTSFSLSNTTRRQLQQYVEKHQVTDFMFFMSVVMVLLGKYARKEDITVGSVMSARMHSDTERMLGMFANTLVYRGQPVKEKMWTQFLQEIKVHSLAAYEHQEYPFDCLVADLDQAHDASRNPLFDVMLVLQNNETNHSHFGHSKLTHIPPKSVTSKFDLAFIIEEDCNNYTINIEYNSDLYRSQTIQYMGQQFIAMIEFILAHNAPLQIKDIPNDNTDLLDWVNTHVNNRTLDVPGNKSIIEYFDEVAAQRSNHVALVMNDLTMSYETLQHYVNKIARILTSKGIGRGQRIALLVERSFEMIAAMLAAVKLGAVYVPIDTDCPKKRREIILEDAQIVAIMTYGVDIESTLPVIDLENVKCHHKPSKNGYGDRVNCNQDDETCTEGDDNQGCVEWVNSYDCTYDKALHNQYSHESDGVRDNQCEAVSDVQECETVDNHSCGEMMLDNEMYVIYTSGTTGVPKGVAVNQRNLLNLVYAWTKELQLEDTEVFMQHANIVFDASVMEIYCCLLNGHTLVIPNKEQRVDPVQLQQLISKNHITVASIPLQMCSMMGDFYIEKLITGGATSTPSFVNYIEHHCGTYYNAYGPSESTVITSYWSHQCADKVPETIPIGKPLSNIQVYIMDDGLLCGVGMPGELCIAGDSLTLGYINRPELTADKWQDNPFGKGKLYHSGDLARYTPDGQIEFLGRIDKQVKVNGYRIELDEIENAMRAIHGVSDCVVTVNHFDTHDILNAYYVGQPHIEQHVKHHLLEHLPKYMVPKTVTHMNQMPLTANDKVDKSQLPEPSILQQNGKMDSEATNEIEQTFINVFETVLKQNHIGVDDDFFELGGNSLEAMLVVSRLKVFGHHISMQTLYQYKTVKRIVKYMHQCQQLEVMLPKDYPELQQMVESHYRMDVFEHSLERGTLGNVLLTGATGFLGAYLIEALQGYNNRIYCFIRADNNDDAWDKLLTNLNYYFSQETVEKWLSNIEVIVGDLEHMNEVALTRKIDTIIHAGARTDHFGDDAEFEKVNVQGTIDVIHMARQHQARLIYISTISVGTYFDMDTEETTFSEADVYRGQLLTSPYTRSKFYSELKVLEAVKDGLDGRIIRVGNLTIPYKGRWHMRNIKTNRFSIVMNDLLQLDCIGDSLAKTPVDLSYVDTTARQIVALAKLNTPPIIYHVLSPYKMTMKSLLENVKCKEINIISDRYFDQMLHKQQMYETIGLTSVDYGQQLATIDAEKTLSIMKDIGEQWPTMTSDWLYHWAQYIQTIFNK